TGTAAATTTCTTTGCTTCTTGTTGCCAGTTAAAACAGACTGAAGTGGGCGCAATGATCAGCGTAGGCCCCTGAGATGCACGAGCTTGGATCACAGCTAGCGCTTGCAATGTTTTACCTAAGCCCATGTCATCCGCCAAACATGCGCCTGCACCCCAATGGGCTAACTTCATCGCCCACTTAAAGCCCTCAATTTGATAGTGTCGTAAATCAGCATTTAAATAAGGTGAAAGCTTAGGTTGCAACTTTTCAGCTTCAAACATACGCTGGGTTTGCTGTTCCCAGCTATGCAACGTTTTCATGCGCATACCAGACATAGCTTCATTGATCACTTTGCCTGCAAGTGGATGAAACTGTCCGTTCTCACTAGCCATATTGATGGTATCGAGTCGGGCTTTTAATTGCTCTGATAAGCACAAGACTTGATCAGACTCTAGCTTGATAAAGCGGCTACTACTTTGTTCGGCTAATTGCAGTAAATGCTTAACGGCAATTACTTTGTCATCATCTAGTTGAAGCTCACCTTGTAAATTAAACCATTCATTTTGACGATACATTGCAAGTTGTAAATGCTGCGTTTGTAGCTCTGGTGATAAAGAAAGGGTTTTACCTTTCGGCCATCGTAGTAATAAAGGTAAGGAAGCCTGCTCTTGTTTACTGATGTCTTCAAGTTTTAATAACACTTCATACGCATCTTGAGGTTCTGAAACTTTAAGCTGGTTATCTGCCATCGTCTGAAAGGCGGGGCAGAGTACGTCTAAGCGCTCCAGTAACTCCTGTTCAAACGCTAAGTCTCGAGATGTGGTTAGCCGCTCATGCTTTATTAATGCAGAGATATGCTTTGCGCCGATAGCCGGTTTAAAAGCAGGGCCTTCTTCACCTAAAGGCATCACGATACATGTAAATACTAAACCCTCTTGATAGGGTTGGATATTGATGACAAGTTTATTATTCGCAGTGGTTGGTTTGGTGGTTGATGTTTGGCTATCTGCTACTGATTTATTGTCTAAACTACTTTGAATATCAATCAAAGGCGCTATGGCTTGCACACTTTGCAACAGCTCTTCTTCGGCTGAAATAGGCAGAACAAGCCCTTCTTCGCGGATAATGCGAGCTACTTTTAAATGCTCGCTTTCAAAGGTGCTAAAGCCATATTCATCAGACTGCATTTGATAAAAAGAGAAAACTGGGGCTTCGCATTCTAATGATTTGGGTAAATGACTGATTGAAACATGGATCTCTTGTTGATGCTTATCGATGAGCACAGCAGGGGAGTGCTCAGAAACACTAATTGACATCGTAAAGTCATCGTTGAGATAGATGTTCGGTGCGCCTATGAGTGCCCTGAGGGCTTTAAGGCCAGTTAACTGATACTGAGTGTCTGTCCCTCGGTAATCTTCAAAAGCTAGTTTTTCAATAGCTTGAATGATGGTTTTGTCTTTTACAGTTAAACAATTTAATGAACTTGATGATTCTACTAGTCGCTTGGCTGAAATTGGTTTTCCTTTACTCCACCCCTGAGCCGACCTAGTTTGTATTCGTGCGGTGAAATAGGAGTGTTCATCTGCAAAATGTAATTCCCAAATTAACCGCTCACCGTTATTTGATTGGGCAGTATCGAGTTGAGATAGATTAGTAAGCGCTTTCAGTTGCGATAAAGCTCTATCCCATCTTGGCTTGGCTTTAACGCTTTGCGTAAAGTTAATTGAAAGTGGTGTCGATTCATGGCGTAACTGACGAGCAAGATTAGCAAATAGAGTCAGCTCGCCTAGCTCAAAATTGCTCACGAGCGTATTGATTTGTTCTTTATTTAAATTTGTAGTTTTAGCAGTCCAGTGCTGAGCAAATAGGGTGAGCAAAGCCACGATATTCTCTGAAAACGCCGAGTGTTTAATGTTGTTTATTAGGTCATGTAAATAAGCTGGTTCGGCCTTTTGAATAGCCTGAGTCAACTCAACAAATATAGAAGCGATAAGTTTGTCGAATGAGTCTGAGTGCTTATTATGTTTTTGCTGTTTGCACAACTCGATGAGTTTTGTCAGTTTACACGGCTGATCGTCGGCACCTTGTAATAGCAGCGCAAACTTTTGGAACAACCCAAACACACCAAATAAGTAGTCTGACTTTTTTCCGTAGAGCTTATTTTTAAGTTTGATGGCTTGTTCGAATTCGTCGACTGATACATTCACACTTCCTTTGAATAAACCAATAGTGGCAAGTAGTTGTCTGTGATACACCGACTTTGCTTCGCCCTCTAATAAGGCTTCAGCTTGTTCAAATTCACCTTGGAGCACTAAATGCTCGCTATAGAGCAATTTGAGTGGCAAGAATTTACAATGTTGGAGCACATTTTTTAGTAAATTAAGTGGGTAGCTGAGCGATGCGCCTTTTTGCTTTCTTAACTCTAACCAAGTCGCAAATGCTTGATACTGAATGGTTTCAGGAAGTTCTGCAAAAGACGATTCGTTGAAAGGCATAAAGCAACATTCAAGCAGAATTTGGTTTCGTTTGTGGTCAATGATTTGCGGGTTTTTATCTAGGAGGAGATGTTTTTCTAGGCTCTTAAATTCTTTGAGATAGAAATAGTCGCGAGCTAGCCTTTGCTCATCTTGGAAAGTTTTCTCCCAATCGTATAGCTGTAAAACGGGCACAACGTCTTCAGCGAGCTTTAGAATGGGTAAAAAACTCCCTTGCTTAATGCTGAGTTCTGTTAATTTATTTGCGAGAAGCGGATTGACCTTATGAATATCGTCTTTTGCGCTGAATAGTCCGCTTTGCGCTAACACTTCAATATCAGGGTTGCTCAATCGCAATAAGTTAGCAGGCCAATCAATCTGAGTTTGGTTACTTAACTTTCTGCAAAGTTGATTGATATGTCCGCGACTCAAAGGCTTATAAACGACGGCCAATACCAGCAAAAGCTTTTGTTGTTCAATATTGAGTGTTTCGTATA
The Pseudoalteromonas phenolica genome window above contains:
- a CDS encoding DEAD/DEAH box helicase, whose amino-acid sequence is MLISEHTAQQQSLLFQLYETLNIEQQKLLLVLAVVYKPLSRGHINQLCRKLSNQTQIDWPANLLRLSNPDIEVLAQSGLFSAKDDIHKVNPLLANKLTELSIKQGSFLPILKLAEDVVPVLQLYDWEKTFQDEQRLARDYFYLKEFKSLEKHLLLDKNPQIIDHKRNQILLECCFMPFNESSFAELPETIQYQAFATWLELRKQKGASLSYPLNLLKNVLQHCKFLPLKLLYSEHLVLQGEFEQAEALLEGEAKSVYHRQLLATIGLFKGSVNVSVDEFEQAIKLKNKLYGKKSDYLFGVFGLFQKFALLLQGADDQPCKLTKLIELCKQQKHNKHSDSFDKLIASIFVELTQAIQKAEPAYLHDLINNIKHSAFSENIVALLTLFAQHWTAKTTNLNKEQINTLVSNFELGELTLFANLARQLRHESTPLSINFTQSVKAKPRWDRALSQLKALTNLSQLDTAQSNNGERLIWELHFADEHSYFTARIQTRSAQGWSKGKPISAKRLVESSSSLNCLTVKDKTIIQAIEKLAFEDYRGTDTQYQLTGLKALRALIGAPNIYLNDDFTMSISVSEHSPAVLIDKHQQEIHVSISHLPKSLECEAPVFSFYQMQSDEYGFSTFESEHLKVARIIREEGLVLPISAEEELLQSVQAIAPLIDIQSSLDNKSVADSQTSTTKPTTANNKLVINIQPYQEGLVFTCIVMPLGEEGPAFKPAIGAKHISALIKHERLTTSRDLAFEQELLERLDVLCPAFQTMADNQLKVSEPQDAYEVLLKLEDISKQEQASLPLLLRWPKGKTLSLSPELQTQHLQLAMYRQNEWFNLQGELQLDDDKVIAVKHLLQLAEQSSSRFIKLESDQVLCLSEQLKARLDTINMASENGQFHPLAGKVINEAMSGMRMKTLHSWEQQTQRMFEAEKLQPKLSPYLNADLRHYQIEGFKWAMKLAHWGAGACLADDMGLGKTLQALAVIQARASQGPTLIIAPTSVCFNWQQEAKKFTPTLNVFNFADNPTAEFVEALTGNECLIISYAMLQRHIDVLKPVTWQTVVADEAQALKNPLSQRAQAACALKADFRMITTGTPLENNLSELWSLFRFVNPGLLGNLKTFNRRFAQPIEQSDEDPIKGKKAAFGLKTLLKPFILRRLKSEVLTELPARTHIDIHVPLNEQERHLYEAIRVNAVEKLAAIQKEQSIATQRMQIFAELTKLRQACSNPSLVSPDTDIESSKLKQLTLLLGELRENKHKALIFSQFIGSLQAVKALLEAQQIPFHYIDGATPSELRKQSVNAFQRGEGEIFLISLKAGGSGLNLTAADYVIHLDPWWNPAVEAQASDRAHRIGQTKPVTVYRLVAEQTIEEKILALHEHKKELADKLLDEGNAIDALSVQELLGLLKETF